In Saccharomyces eubayanus strain FM1318 chromosome II, whole genome shotgun sequence, the genomic stretch ACTTGGTAGTTGGTTCTAATATCCACATCTTCGTAATTTTCAATAGGCCAGTTTTTAAAATTGATTTGGCCCAGCTCCTGTCCCTGGTAGACATATAGGGTCCCAGTCAAAGCAGTCAACAGAACGGACAGTAGTTTACCAGAGATTACACGGGTTTTTGGAGAGTCGTCCCCAAATCTTGTAATAGAGCGAGGCTGGTCATGGTTTTCTAGATAAATAGTCGACCAACAGTCTGTGCCATTGATATATCTAAATAGCTCTGCAAGTGCTATTTTCCAGTCTTTCAAGTCTGCGGGAACCAAATTGTAACGGAACAATGGCGATGTTCCAACATCGGTGTGTGAGAAGTTAAACAACTCGCCTATCTCGTGTCTAGAGGCGCTTGTGTATAGCTTCTTGGTTTCATCGGAAGCATATTGCATTTCACCAACTGTCATAATTTCTCTACCATCAGTGACTCTCTCTCTGATAAACTTGTTCATTTCTTGGTGGAATTCGTGGATACGTGGTCCATTCATTGTGAAAGCATCACTGGCCTGCCATTTTGTGTTCTCGTCAATGACAGGAGCGTCTGGTAAACCAACAACTTTGGAGTACAAACTCCCCACATCGATTCTGAAACCGTCAACGCCGTGGTCTAACCAGTATCCAACAGCGCTTTCGTAGATTGCCTTTCTGCAGTCTTCGTTCTCCCAGTTGAGATCAGGCTGGGTGGAGCAAAACAAACGCAAGTAAAACTCGTTTGTTGTTTCGTCGAAAGTCCATGCGGAACCCCCGAAGTATGATCTCCAGTTGTTTGGTGGGATTGGAGCACCATCGACGTCGTAACCCTTAGGTGCTTTCCAGAAGAACCAGTGACGTTTTGGATTGGTCTTGGAGGACCTACTCTCCTTAAACCACTCGTGTTCACTGGAACAATGGTTGATGACCAAATCGGTGATAAACTTCATACCTAACTTATGGGTCTTCTCAATCAAGGCGAAGCAGTCCTCGTTGGTCCCGTAGGTTGGCCAGACCTTCTCGTAGTTGGCAATATCGTAACCCATGTCGTCTTGTGGCGAGTCGTAGAATGGCGAAATCCAGATAGCATCGGCACCGAGATCTTTGATGTACTCCAACTTGGAGGCAATACCTTTCATATCACCCCAGCCATCGTTGTTCGAGTCTTTGAAACTTGCGGGGTAGATTTGATAGACGGTGGCTTCTTTCCACCATTTGGGTTCTGTTTCTGGATGAGCAGATGAAATAGTCATTCTATGTCTTCTAGTTATGTGCGGCGCGATCACTTTTTCTTACGTATGAGAATTCGGGTAGTAATTGTATACATGAATTTTCGAACggtcaaaaagaaaaaaaagtggtGTTCTTTTGTCCAACTTTTATACCTTGATCAAGCAGCTTAAGGAGAAAATATGTCGCAACAGGAAGATCGATTGAAAGAGATGGCATCGTTATAATGTTGCGACCTGTCCCATGTTAAAATTCGTAGTAGTGCCTATCCTGGGTGCTGAAAAGGAATACTTTTGGTCATCTGGTGCGAATTGCCTTTTCAGCAGCTCATGTCTTGCCATCCGCTCCTGTATCAGTTAATGTCTGTCACTATCCGCAATTGGCGGTAGCTCAGAAATTGTCGGAGAAACTCTGTAAAGACTAACCCCACAATCGTGCAGCCGGGAAAGCGGAGCGCGCACTTGGCGGGGTCCAACGAGAAATCCAAGGGGAAAAAACGTATATTTGACAGTAATTACACCGAGAGTTTGACCGAGACGCAAAAAGACTTTCTCTTCGCTCAGCCGGACGACTGTAATTGACATAAGCGTTTCTGGGCCTTAAGGTTCCTGGGCAGTGAAGCCAATTAATTACTTAGGGGGGGGTAGAAATTGGTCATTAGGTTGCGTTACCTTTTTTGACTTTTACTGGGACCTTCGTATAGTCATTATAGAACCCGTTCAGGGCGCTGTGTTTTTTGTGGGGGAAACAGCTTTTACAGACGTctgctttgttttcttaaGGGTTTTCTCCATGAACCTCCGTTTTCGTTGTAGAATGATGCGTACGTCTTGgtttttattattcctTTGGGTGTATATTTAGAGCGTATCATGCTTAGTATCTAACATATAAAGAGGCGCTATATGCTTCATGTTTATTTGGAAAGTTTCGGTATACTTAGCAGACAGAGCAATTAAAATATTACGAGACCATTAGTTAACAATGAAGGGTCTATCTTCAATATTGAATAGAAAGAGAAACGAAAGCGATTCGATTTCCAGTAAAATCGAGCATAACTTGGGTGCTGCTGAATGCAACTCTATAGAGTTGGATGAACAAGCTAAAAAGATTGATTTTGACCTTGTCCATATCGAGTGCGTCCCAGCTACAACAATTCCAAACGACAATAAAGATGGAGAAACTCCTGATATCCTTGACACTGCGGAAGATGCTAGGGAAGCCGACGAAAGTGAAAGGACAATGCCGCTTATGAAAGCTTTGAAAACGTATCCCAAAGCAGCGGCTTGGTCATTATTAGTTTCCACAACACTGATCCAGGAAGGATATGATACTGCCATTCTCGGGGCCTTTTACGCCCTTCCCGTTTTCCAGAAGAAGTATGGCTCTTTAAATACTAGTACGGGAGAATATGAAATTTCAGTATCGTGGCAGATTGGGCTATGTTTGTGCTACATAGTTGGAGAGATCGTGGGCTTACAGTTGACAGGCCCCTCTGTGGATTTGATTGGTAATCGTTATACATTGATTATGGCGTTAATGTTCCTAACTgccttcattttcattctgTATTTCTGTGAAAGTTTAGGGATGATTGCGGTGGGACAGGCATTGTGTGGTATGCCATGGGGTTGTTTCCAATGTTTGACTGTCTCTTATGCTTCAGAAATATGTCCTATGGCGCTAAGATACTATCTGACGACATATTCGAATCTCTGTTGGTTGTTTGGTCAGCTGTTCGCTGCAGGTatcatgaaaaattccCAAAACAAATATGCAAACTCAGATTTGGGATACAAGTTGCCATTTGCTTTACAGTGGATTTGGCCTGCTCCTTTAGCAATAGGAATATTCCTTGCACCTGAATCCCCATGGTGGCTAATCAAAAAAGGGAAGATCGAGGAAGCAAAGAAATCGCTTGAGAGAACACTAAGCGGTAAGGGAGCTCAGAAAGAATTACTGGTGACTATGGAGCTTGATAGAATCAAAGTGACTatagaaaaggagaaaaagcTTGCAAGTGAAGAAGGTTCCTATTGGGATTGTGTGAAGGACAAGGTAAATCGGAGAAGAACGAGAATATCCTGTATATGTTGGATCGGTCAAACTATATCTGGTGCGCAACTAATCGGTTATTCGACTTACTTTTACGAGAAAGCCGGTGTTAGTACTGAGACAGCATTCACTTTTAGTATCATTCAATACTGTCTTGGTATTACTGCAACATTTTTATCCTGGTGGGCCTCGAAATATTTTGGTAGATATGACCTTTATGCTTTTGGACTAGCGTTTCAGAgcattgtatttttcattataggCGGGATGGGATGTTCAAACACCCACGCTGCCAAGATGGGAAGCGGCTCTCTTCTAATGGTCGTCGCGTTCTTTTACAACCTAGGAATTGCCCCTGTCGTTTTTTGCTTAGTCTCTGAAATACCATCTTCAAGGCTAAGGACTAAATCAATCATTTTAGCTCGTAATGCTTATAATGCGTTAAGTATGGTAGTCACTGTTTTGATACTGTATCAACTGAACTCTGAGAAATGGAACTGGGGTGCAAAGTCGGGCTTTTTCTGGGGAGCATTTAGCCTAGGTACTCTATGTTGGGCCATCATTGATTTACCCGAAACTGCCGGTAGAACTTTTATTGAAGTAGATGAACTGTTTAGACTTGGTGTCCCAGCAAGGAAGTTCAAGTCAACAAAAGTGGACCCATTTGCCATCAAAGCAAACACTGGAAATGTCACCCATAAGGATCCTAAGGAAGATGTGGAAGGTTCCACCGAGGAGGGAGAATTAACTACCCCATCTCTTACGATTTGATGAGTCTTAGTGCAGTAGATAATATGGCATCACTCTCTGTGTATATATTAAGTACCTAACACATTAACTTTATTATCTATTTACTTGATTAGGGTACTTCGTTAGTTGTAGCTCTGCCATCGCTAGAATTGAGTGTCACCAGACGTCGAAATGCTGTCGCGTGGAAATTGTACGTTTTAAACATACGCCGTTACCCATCCTTGGCCAAaactgaaagaaaaaaagcacgTGCTCCTAAAGGTGAGGTGTGACTTTACAACACAATTAACGGAAACTATTAATATCCTGAAACGAAAGGAAGTATGTGTCTGTAAGACAACTAAAGGCTACATCCTTGTCCTTTAATGCAAACAGATCACTTGTATCTGTTGAAATTCTTTAGAACAAACTCCTTTATAAACCAATCGTGAAAACGTATATCGGTTTCTGCTAATTCTGGGTGAAATGATGTGACAAGGATGTTGTCATTTTGCTTCGCAGCGACTATTAATTCTTGACCGCtgttgtctttttcttctagctTACAGAGGACTTGGACCTCCTTAGGATCCAATATCTTTTCNNNNNNNNNNNNNNNNNNNNNNNNNNNNNNNNNNNNNNNNNNNNNNNNNNNNNNNNNNNNNNNNNNNNNNNNNNNNNNNNNNNNNNNNNNNNNNNNNNNNNNNNNNNNNNNNNNNNNNNNNNNNNNNNNNNNNNNNNNNNNNNNNNNNNNNNNNNNNNNNNNNNNNNNNNNNNNNNNNNNNNNNNNNNNNNNNNNNNNNNNNNNNNNNNNNNNNNNNNNNNNNNNNNNNNNNNNNNNNNNNNNNNNNNNNNNNNNNNNNNNNNNNNNNNNNNNNNNNNNNNNNNNNNNNNNNNNNNNNNNNNNNNNNNNNNNNNNNNNNNNNNNNNNNNNNNNNNNNNNNNNNNNNNNNNNNNNNNNNNNNNNNNNNNNNNNNNNNNNNNNNNNNNNNNNNNNNNNNNNNNNNNNNNNNNNNNNNNNNNNNNNNNNNNNNNNNNNNNNNNNNNNNNNNNNNNNNNNNNNNNNNNNNNNNNNNNNNNNNNNNNNNNNNNNNNNNNNNNNNNNNNNNNNNNNNNNNNNNNNNNNNNNNNNNNNNNNNNNNNNNNNNNNNNNNNNNNNNNNNNNNNNNNNNNNNNNNNNNNNNNNNNNNNNNNNNNNNNNNNNNNNNNNNNNNNNNNNNNNNNNNNNNNNNNNNNNNNNNNNNNNNNNNNNNNNNNNNNNNNNNNNNNNNNNNNNNNNNNNNNNNNNNNNNNNNNNNNNNNNNNNNNNNNNNNNNNNNNNNNNNNNNNNNNNNNNNNNNNNNNNNNNNNNNNNNNNNNNNNNNNNNNNNNNNNNNNNNNNNNNNNNNNNNNNNNNNNNNNNNNNNNNNNNNNNNNNNNNNNNNNNNNNNNNNNNNNNNNNNNNNNNNNNNNNNNNNNNNNNNNNNNNNNNNNNNNNNNNNNNNNNNNNNNNNNNNNNNNNNNNNNNNNNNNNNNNNNNNNNNNNNNNNNNNNNNNNNNNNNNNNNNNNNNNNNNNNNNNNNNNNNNNNNNNNNNNNNNNNNNNNNNNNNNNNNNNNNNNNNNNNNNNNNNNNNNNNNNNNNNNNNNNNNNNNNNNNNNNNNNNNNNNNNNNNNNNNNNNNNNNNNNNNNNNNNNNNNNNNNNNNNNNNNNNNNNNNNNNNNNNNNNNNNNNNNNNNNNNNNNNNNNNNNNNNNNNNNNNNNNNNNNNNNNNNNNNNNNNNNNNNNNNNNNNNNNNNNNNNNNNNNNNNNNNNNNNNNNNNNNNNNNNNNNNNNNNNNNNNNNNNNNNNNNNNNNNNNNNNNNNNNNNNNNNNNNNNNNNNNNNNNNNNNNNNNNNNNNNNNNNNNNNNNNNNNNNNNNNNNNNNNNNNNNNNNNNNNNNNNNNNNNNNNNNNNNNNNNNNNNNNNNNNNNNNNNNNNNNNNNNNNNNNNNNNNNNNNNNNNNNNNNNNNNNNNNNNNNNNNNNNNNNNNNNNNNNNNNNNNNNNNNNNNNNNNNNNNNNNNNNNNNNNNNNNNNNNNNNNNNNNNNNNNNNNNNNNNNNNNNNNNNNNNNNNNNNNNNNNNNNNNNNNNNNNNNNNNNNNNNNNNNNNNNNNNNNNNNNNNNNNNNNNNNNNNNNNNNNNNNNNNNNNNNNNNNNNNNNNNNNNNNNNNNNNNNNNNNNNNNNNNNNNNNNNNNNNNNNNNNNNNNNNNNNNNNNNNNNNNNNNNNNNNNNNNNNNNNNNNNNNNNNNNNNNNNNNNNNNNNNNNNNNNNNNNNNNNNNNNNNNNNNNNNNNNNNNNNNNNNNNNNNNNNNNNNNNNNNNNNNNNNNNNNNNNNNNNNNNNNNNNNNNNNNNNNNNNNNNNNNNNNNNNNNNNNNNNNNNNNNNNNNNNNNNNNNNNNNNNNNNNNNNNNNNNNNNNNNNNNNNNNNNNNNNNNNNNNNNNNNNNNNNNNNNNNNNNNNNNNNNNNNNNNNNNNNNNNNNNNNNNNNNNNNNNNNNNNNNNNNNNNNNNNNNNNNNNNNNNNNNNNNNNNNNNNNNNNNNNNNNNNNNNNNNNNNNNNNNNNNNNNNNNNNNNNNNNNNNNNNNNNNNNNNNNNNNNNNNNNNNNNNNNNNNNNNNNNNNNNNNNNNNNNNNNNNNNNNNNNNNNNNNNNNNNNNNNNNNNNNNNNNNNNNNNNNNNNNNNNNNNNNNNNNNNNNNNNNNNNNNNNNNNNNNNNNNNNNNNNNNNN encodes the following:
- a CDS encoding glycoside hydrolase family 13 protein; the encoded protein is MTISSAHPETEPKWWKEATVYQIYPASFKDSNNDGWGDMKGIASKLEYIKDLGADAIWISPFYDSPQDDMGYDIANYEKVWPTYGTNEDCFALIEKTHKLGMKFITDLVINHCSSEHEWFKESRSSKTNPKRHWFFWKAPKGYDVDGAPIPPNNWRSYFGGSAWTFDETTNEFYLRLFCSTQPDLNWENEDCRKAIYESAVGYWLDHGVDGFRIDVGSLYSKVVGLPDAPVIDENTKWQASDAFTMNGPRIHEFHQEMNKFIRERVTDGREIMTVGEMQYASDETKKLYTSASRHEIGELFNFSHTDVGTSPLFRYNLVPADLKDWKIALAELFRYINGTDCWSTIYLENHDQPRSITRFGDDSPKTRVISGKLLSVLLTALTGTLYVYQGQELGQINFKNWPIENYEDVDIRTNYQVIRKEHGENSEEMKKFLEAIALISRDHARTPMPWTHEEPNAGFSGPTGKPWFYLNESFREGINVEDEQKDPNSVLAFWKEALRFRKAHKDITVYGYDFEFIDLDNKKLFSFTKKYENKTLLAALNFSSENVDFTIPNDSSSFKLEFGNFPKKEVDASSRTLKPWEGRIYISE
- a CDS encoding sugar porter family MFS transporter translates to MKGLSSILNRKRNESDSISSKIEHNLGAAECNSIELDEQAKKIDFDLVHIECVPATTIPNDNKDGETPDILDTAEDAREADESERTMPLMKALKTYPKAAAWSLLVSTTLIQEGYDTAILGAFYALPVFQKKYGSLNTSTGEYEISVSWQIGLCLCYIVGEIVGLQLTGPSVDLIGNRYTLIMALMFLTAFIFILYFCESLGMIAVGQALCGMPWGCFQCLTVSYASEICPMALRYYLTTYSNLCWLFGQLFAAGIMKNSQNKYANSDLGYKLPFALQWIWPAPLAIGIFLAPESPWWLIKKGKIEEAKKSLERTLSGKGAQKELLVTMELDRIKVTIEKEKKLASEEGSYWDCVKDKVNRRRTRISCICWIGQTISGAQLIGYSTYFYEKAGVSTETAFTFSIIQYCLGITATFLSWWASKYFGRYDLYAFGLAFQSIVFFIIGGMGCSNTHAAKMGSGSLLMVVAFFYNLGIAPVVFCLVSEIPSSRLRTKSIILARNAYNALSMVVTVLILYQLNSEKWNWGAKSGFFWGAFSLGTLCWAIIDLPETAGRTFIEVDELFRLGVPARKFKSTKVDPFAIKANTGNVTHKDPKEDVEGSTEEGELTTPSLTI